The window ttcCTTAATGAGCCATTTCATAATATCTTTCCATTTTTCTAGAGCATTAGTCGCCATCATACACTTGTTCACTCTCCTCCAAACATCAAGAGCAAATGAACAAACACAAAGAATGTGATCCAATGTCTCCAACTCATTCATGCAAAATGAGCAATTGATATTCTCAGTTTGCATGAATTTACTAAACTTATCTTTAGTCATTAGCCTTTATTGGAATGTCAACCAAAGGATAAATTGATGCATCAAAATCACTTTGGCTGACTTTATTGCCTCAAACTCTTAACAGATACCATGCTTTGTTAGTTAAAGACCTTTACCACTTCAGCTACCtgggtaaaataaaataaaaaacttttgttCTCTCCATGCTAAAAAGCATTTCCTTCAAAAGTAGGTCAAATTCTTCCCCCAATTGTATTCATACACGCAAACTCTCAATTTCTTCATGTAATCTTTAGCACGACAAACTATTGTAAGTGTTGCAAGAGTACTTGTAGATATGCTATTAAAATGACAAACTGGAAGATTTGTTAATATTAGTCTATTGATAATGAATTGTGTGTGGGAGCAGAAATGGAGATACATATGCTGGAGAATACTTTGGTGATAAGATGCATGGTTTTGGGGTATACCGGTTTGCAAATGGACATACGTACGAGGGAGCGTGGCACGAGGGAAGAAGGCAAGGATACGGAATGTACACTTTCAGAAACGATGAAATCAAGTCAGGCCATTGGCAAAACGGGGTTCTCGAGGTTTCAACCACCACCCCATCATCTgcctcatcatcttcttcttcttcccatttATTTATTGATCATTCAAAAGTTGTGAAAGCAATCCAGGTAACTTAATAATCTTATCTTGTTTCTTtctttattgaaataaaatatgttctttaaatttgatgaaaattaacCAGGAAGCACGAAGAGCAGCAGAGAAAGTATCTAACATGGAAGAAGTGGAGGAGGGAGTGAAGAAAGCCATGGCAGCAGCTAGTAGAGCTGCAAATGCAGGTAGAGTTGCTGCTGTAAAAGCTGTGCAAAACCAtgcacataataataataattacagtAATGACATTTCTTAAATTTTGCTGTCACACTGAGAGAGGGTCAGATTTAAAAGACCCTTTATCTCTATTGTAGTATTTATTGTGTAGCTTAATGGTGTGTATAAGTTTGTTTCTTGTTTATTCTTGTAATTAGATGTTACTAATATGTGCATCCAAACGATGCAATTTTTACAGCCTTGGCGGTTAGTTTGGAAACTAGAGAATCTCGAGAAACATATCTAGTTGTccaaataatagtaaaaaacaCGAGCATATCGCCCGTGTTTATTCAAGCAAGATATTGAAATTgccatctatttttttttttctatttcgaTTTGGTTAAAAGTCTAAAGACTTTCATTTTCCAAATGACATCATATTATGTTCATTGTTATGGTACTTTTTCCCTAAATTAGAGAGTTTCATGACCCTAGTGGTagtattaatttgaattaaattaagcCATATGTGCACAAAAGGTAATCTTCAAAGTCCAatcttttttggttttattttgtaaaacattGAAAGCTAagtcaattaaaattttgaattaatttttaaatttgtattattttataaactttttaagtttaattattttaagtttatcatcttaaaattttacgaatttataaataatgttaattaaataaaaaaaaaatgagtgataaataattttgttaaaaaaaacgttaaataaaaaaaaaaagttaaaaaaattgtgaGACAGCTGTATGAgtgggaaatttgataatatgacctTGAAAACAAaggtattttgaaatataacctccataataatttttttgttttttaatctttttttaaatttttttccaattttaccctcaataacctttttatttattttcttttttcttttcttttctttttctttctttccttttcttttcttcttcccccGCTTTCCCTTTCCCCCGATCGTTGCCCTCCCCCCCTCCCCAGACCCTTCTTCTTCCCTTCCGTTCTTCTTCCCTTCCGTTGCACTCCGCCGACGTTCGCCAAGAAGCTCAACCCTTCCAGCCAGCCTCTTCGTCGATCGCCAAGCCGAACTTCCAGCCAACGACGATCGCCAAACCTCGGACGATTCTAGCCCAACGATTtgaggttagtttaggtttattgtttaggtttattgtttaagtaatcttagtttagtttaggtttattgttttaaatgcTGAGAATGCTGAGATTGATATAGTTTGAAATGCTGAGAATGTTTGTGAATGGTTTGTGAATATTTGCTTTGCATGTTTtgattagggttttagggttttagtttattATGAATGTTGAGAATGAATGCTGAGAATGATATATTtgattagggttttagggttttagtttaggtttagggcttggcgtgggggtggggcgtggggcgtgggtcttgggcgtggggcgtgggtcttgggcgtggggcgtggggcgtggggcgtggggcgtggggcgtggggcgtgaggcgtgggggttgggcgtagGGCGTTGggtgtggggcgtggggcgtagggCGTTGGGAGTGGGGGTTCGTCGTGGGGCGtagggcttgggcgtgggcttgggcgtggggcgtggcccttgggcgtgggtcttgggcgtggggcgtgggtcttgggcgtggggcgtgggtcttgggcgtgggcgtggcccttgggcgtggggtcACGCAATAtgtataactaattaataagtttCTTAATAAATGAGGATAGCTTAGTTGGGAGAATGTCAGACTGAAGATCTAAAGGTCAGGTGTTCAATCCACCTTCACTgtaaaaggtttttttttttttttgccttttactttataattaatgaaacagCGAAGCAGAACTtacaaaattgaaattgaaaatagGAAAAATACCCAACATTCTCATTATCTTCAATGTGAACTTAAGTTTCTAATATGAGCTAAGAAGGTAATCTTAATCTAGGATGAACCTTGCTAAATCTATATTCTTGTTTTTGTGCTTGCATTAATCGACTATAACaacttttattatacatatctaTGTAACAGCAGCAAATGTACAAAGTCTTCTGGTTTTTGGCAAAAAGAAAGAGGTATTACAGTGTGCAATTGAGGGTCAGTTATGGAGCTTTGTTGTTGTACTTGCAGCACAAAATGGAGCTTTATGAAGtagaaatttgaacaaattactAATTGTTGTGTAATATATATGTTGTACTATTTGCTGCACTTGAGAAAAGTCTCCAGTGTGTAATGGAAGGGTGGGATTATAAGTAAGTCAGGTACTTATTTTCACAATTGTCTCTTTCTCTCAACAATTTGTAAATTGAATTCACTGATGGGATTGTGCAAATCATGTATATTATACATACATTCTTATTCTTGAAAAAGAATCTCAATTCTttcgtttatattttataaatcttgtatttttttgtatatataaagattgtttacttaaaattattgagAGCACAAAGCAACAAATAAGTTGTTTTTTGCCCAAAGGAAAACAACAAGTGcgtaatataaacaaaattcatcattaaccaaaacataGACAAAAGAAATAGGTTTGAAACTTAGAAACTAATTATTCAAATGGcttgtttaataattttctatttgaatGACTTTGAGAagattataatgtaatttttataagtcaCACAAACACCATTCATTTCTATTTATACTAATTCAACATCTATGAAAGAatcaataaaacaaataaattactacacaataaataatgaaattgaattaattattcgCCCCAGGCCCATAACACTTGTACACCCCGAAAAAGGCAGTCCTATATAGAAAATtcaacaattaatataatatgcatCAAAAGTACATGAATGTTTAAGATTTGTATATTAAAGATGTATACTTGTTCTTGTTACTGATGTGGTCCCAATCATCCCAACCACCATGAACCACAATATTAGCGAAATAAGTATGAGTGTAAACAATTCTAGAGTATTGGCCCAAGAAAAATTGTACACACAACCATTTTGAAAGAATATtcatacatatcaaaatcatttcaatgtTGTACACACAAccattttgaaagaataattcatacatatcaaaatcatttcaatgtttatatatatcatcactctgtttaaaaaatttccaatagaaaaaaaaacttttatagtGAAGGTGGATCGAACACCTGACCTTTAGATCTTCAGTCTGACATTCTCCCAACTAAGCTATCCTCACTTATTAAGaaacttattaattagttttacatattgcgtgaccccacgcccaagacccacgccccacgccccacgcccaagggccacgcccaagacccacgccccacgccccacgccccacgcccaagacccacgcccaagccccacgccctaCGCCCAAGCCCTACGCCCCACGAAGAACCCCCACTCCCAACGccctacgccccacgcccaacgccctacgccccacgcccaacccccacgcctcacgccccacaccccacgcccaacccccacgccccacgcccaacccccacgccccacgcccaagacccacgccccacgccccacgccccacccccacCCCCACCCCCACCCCCACCCCCACGCCCACGCCAAgccctaaacctaaactaaaaccctaatcaAATATATCATTCTCAGCATTCATTCTCAACATTCATaataaactaaaaccctaaaaccctaatcaAAACATGCAAAGCAAATATTCACAAACCATTCACAAACATTCTCAGCATTTCAAACTATATCAATCTCAGCATTCTCagcattttcaatatttaaaacaataaacctaaactaaactaagattacctaaacaataaacctaaacaataaacttAAACTAACCTCAAATCGTCCGTTGGCTGGAAGTTCGGCTTGGCGATCGACGAAGAGGCTGGCTGGAAGGGTTGGGCTTCTTAGCGAACGTCGGCGGAGCTTGGCGTCGGAGAAACGGAAGCTGACGGGGGAAGAAGGGGACCTGGGGAGGGAGGTGACGGAGAAGAAGAACGGAAGGGAAGAAGGCTGGATGGAAGTGCAACGGTCGTCGGGGGAAGGAAAGAGAGAAAGGGGAAAGCGGgggaaaagaagaaaagaaaagaaagaaaaagaaaaaagaaaaaaaaataaaaaaaaataaaaaggttattgaggggtaaaattggaaaaatttataaaaaaaggttaaaaaacaaaaactaaattagtaaggttaaatttcaaaatactcatatttttagggtcatattatcaaatttcccgtATGAGTGGTTTAAACGGAAGACCTTGTCGGAAAAATATATTCGCAGTAGTTAGTAGAAGAAGCCGGAAGCCCCATTGACGGAAAAAGGAAATCAAATATCCAAATAGGTCAAATTTTGGCGTCCAGTTTCTTCACATTTTCCTCCGATCAGATCCATTCTTGATCTTCATCCCTTCCCTCTACATTCTTCTGATCCGATCTTAGATCACGAATCCCACTTCCTATTTCATCCATCTTGACTACATTACCTTCACCACTCACTTCAACTTACAGTTTCACTGATGGGTTCTCTATCTGCAATCAGCGAGGAGCTTGCAGATTTAGATGGAAAAATTGCCGATATCTTGCGAGCTCTATCGTAAGAATCTTCACATCTTTACTTTACTGTTTACTGTTTAGATCTCTCTGTAGACTGTATGAATAGGTGATACAACAATAATGTTATAAATCTTTATTTCAGAAATGGGTTCCAGAAATTGGATAAGATTAAAGATTCCAACAGGCGAAGTAGACAATTGGAAGATCTAACAGAGAAAATGCGGGAGTGCAAGAGGTAATCACTAATCAGTAATTTCCTAAAATCCATTTGATTAGTTACTGACAGAAACtgtattattatttgtgtttcTCTTTAGTCTGATTAAAGAGTTTGATCGAGAAATTAAGAATGTGGAATGTAATCCAGATACCACTAAGATGCTCAGTGATAAGAAACAATCAATGGTACTATACTAATGCTTTCTTTAAAACCAATCTTAGAACATATTCATTtccttttttgttttgttttgttttgcagATCAAGGAGCTGAATTCTTATGTTGCTTTGAAAAAACAGTAAGTGAATGAATCTGTGAAACAGTTTTTGTTTTCGGCATACTCAACAATGGTGGTTTTTCATTACGCAGATATGCGAGTAATCTGGAAAACAAGCGGCTCGATCTCTTCGATGGGACAGCTGAGGGGTTTGCAGAAGACAATAATGCTTTACTAGCTTCAAGTAGGAAGACAATATATATTTCTGTTGTTAAACTTTTGTTTTTTGAATCAGTTTATTGAGTGTACTACATTGTCTGTGAATTCTTCGCAGCTATGACGAACCAACAGCTGATGGACCGTGGCAATGAAATGATGGATGATACTGATCAAGCTATTGAGAGATCAAAAAAGGTTTTCTACAAATCTCGATAACCTTCTTTGCAATGAAAACCATAGGAGATCGTCTAGTATTGGAAAAGTAAGTTTCTTTTCAATGATAGTgttatatattaactatattTGTATGTAGGTTGTTCATGAGACTATTAATGTTGGAACAGAAACAGCAGCGGCTCTTAAGGCACAGGTAGTTTTCTGGAGAGATTTGAACCTGTCTCTTCTATGTATATATACCATGTTAAAGTGATAATCTTTGACTTCTTGATTATCTTGAATGTGAATTATAATAGACTGAACAAATGAGCAAGATTGTCAATGAGCTCGACTCTATTCATTTCTCACTCAAGAAGGCGTCAAAGCTGGTGAAGGAAATTGGTCGACAGGTCAAATTCTAGATAACCCAATATTTCTTACCATTTCTTCTTCATATACGACTCATCTTGCGCTCTCCTTTTTTTGTTCTAACTCAGGTTGCAACAGACCGGTGTATAATGGCTTTCCTAGTACTTATCGTTATTGGCGTCATAGCAATCATTATTGTCAAGGTTAGGATCTTAAtattggttggttggttggttggtttaAAAATAGTAGATGTTGATAACCTTAATTTTGACAGATTGTGAATCCAAATAACACAAGTATTCCAGATATCCCAGGATTGGCCCCTCCAGCTCCAAGTCGCAGGTTGCTTTGGGAAtgaattaatcatatttttaattgcCTATTCATCAGATTCTTTTCATTTTTCCCATTCAAAAGATAGAGTTGTTGAGACCTCTTCAAATTGTAATTAATCAGAAATTTGTTCTTCCTATGaatggaatgtttttgtgtCTTTCTGCCAAATTCTTCCATTAAGAAAACGTCTTTCCTTCAAATTTGGATTGCTTACAAGTAAAACAAAAAGACTACCCCCACTCAAAAACCTTTTATTATGTATGAATTCATTCATTAGATTTCATGATGGTAAGCCTATTAATTAAATCCTCttgttcaaaaatatttattttaataatgatttaagaatataaattgTTTATCTATTCTGACTATTCTTCTACCATAAAAGAAATGGACATTTGTTAGCTGAGTGTGACTAGGTTAGTCAAGATTTGTCTATCTACAAAGATAGTTACAATGAGTTATGATTGGGACAGAACTAACCATAgttaataatatgtttgaaaagtgtgacaatattaatatttttaattgaaaatttggaACTATCGTCTTTgcattcttttatttaatttgttataaaacgaatgtttaaataaaaaatgaaaaaaaaaagtaggttGGGACCCATCTGAGGTTTCAAAACGCGGGAGGTCATATTTTTCTTGGTCTTCTTTGGAGACTATAACATTCAGATGGTCTCTGTGCTATCTTCTTTTGCCGTTTCATACACGCGTTTCTCTCTTCCACATGGGTTTGATTCATTTTTACTGGGTTCTGTATTTTACTTCAAATTCACAAGCTTTTCGGCTAGTTGATTTCTCTGGTTGATGGGTTTTTTTAGGTTTGCCGTGTAGGATTTGAGTTCACACCTTAGTCTCGTTGTCAATTGTTGTTATCTCTACTGTTTCTCCGATTAGCTGTAATTAATGTTTCCTTCCTTAATTCCGTCGTTTCCCActtctttttctctcttatgCTTACACAACATGTTTACCCATATCATCATCACAATCTTTCCTTCTACTTCCGTGTGTCAtcttacttcttcttcttcttcttcaacctcTGTATTTCCTTTGTTTCATTTCTGGGTTTCGCTTTAATTTCCAACGCATGAACCCTAGATGCTTTAATCTCCAATTGTTTCTTCTCAAGTTTTGCTAAGATCAGACAAAATTGGTATTCTAATATCTCGACCGATGAAGTGCTTCTCAATTTTCAAAGACAAATCGAAGCCTTCCCGGGGAAAATCTGCTCCGGAGTTGAAAACCCAAatctcatcatcatctaagGATACTCCGGTGGTAAATAGGGCGACAAAGTCGGTCGGTGCGACGTCGTCTGTGACGAAAAGAGGTCCGGAAATGTATAGAGAGAAAAGGCATAATAATTTGAAGGCATTTTCTCTGGCTGAACTGAAGGAGGCTACTAATGGTTTCAACAAGTTGTTAAAGATAGGAGAAGGTGGTTTTGGGAGTGTGTATAAAGGTTCAATTAATCCACCAGATGGTAGTAATGGAGATCCAATTATTGTTGCCATTAAAAAGCTTAGTTCTCAAAGTTTGCAGGTAATTAATCAACTACTTAATTGGGTTTGAAAAAACATGAACATTGTCGATTGAATTGATTTTGCTTGATCTGTTATTGGATAGGGTCATAAAGAATGGCTGGCTGAAGTTAAATTTCTTGGAATAGTTGAGCATCCAAATCTTGTCAAACTTTTGGGATTTTGTATGGAAGATGGTGGAAGAGGAATTCACCGTTTGCTGGTATATGAATACATGCCCAACAAAAGCTTGGAACATCATCTCTTCAACAAGAACATGCCAACTCTTTCGTGGAAATTGAGGTTGCAAATTATGCTTGGTGCAGCCCAAGGACTGTCTTATCTTCATCAAGGATGCGACAGACAGGTTTGGTTTGTTGGTAACTTAGGTGCTAAAATGTTTGAACTCTGTTCAATTAttcgaaaattttaatttttaaaacttatcTTTTGATATAGGTTATATATAGAGATTTCAAATCATCTAATGTTTTGCTGGACCAAGAATTTAGTCCTAAGCTTTCGGACTTTGGGCTGGCAAGAGAAGGTCCTGTTGGCGAACATACCCATGTTTCAACCGATGTAAACAAGCGAGTTTAAGAATTGAATtattaatctaatctaatctaatctgcATTTGTGTTAAAAggtttgtttatttttcttactcACAAGGTGGTTGGGACAATTGGATATGCAGCCCCAGAATATGTAGATACGGGTCATCTGACATCTAAGAGCGATATCTACAGTTTTGGAGTAGTCTTATACGAGATACTTTCGGGTAGAAGGACAGTTGAGAGAAACAGGCCGCCATCTGAACAGAAACTCCTAGAATGGGTGAAGCTTTATCCAGTTGAGACAAGGAGCTTTGCTATGATAATGGATCCGAGGATTAGAAACCAATACCCACTAAGCTCGGCTAGACGGATAGCCAAGTTAGCAGACAGTTGTTTAAAGAAAAATGCGAAAGATAGGCCCGATATGAATGAGGTGGTTGAGTGCTTGAAACTGGCTATAGAAGAGTCAGGAGAGGATGAATCATTGTCTAGGTTATCTCAAACTGCAGGACTTGTTTCGAGACAGAAGAATGTGATGGCTCGGCCTGGTGTAACCCCACAGAAGTTGCCTTTACCTCGGCCTAAGGATTCGTTACCTGTTAAGGTTTAATCGCCACAGaacttgttcttatttttagCATAATGGATGGGGAAGTTGGATTGTTGTAAAGTGAGGAAACAAGATTGAGAGTGCAATATTATTGCTCAGGGAGATTTGGGatgaattcaaattttgtttcatataataaattccagaaattaatatttaataatctctatttttttttcttaagtaCTTAATATTCACTAATTGAAATGGATCATaccaaaacaataaaattatgacTCATTCACACTCGTTGATTTAGACTCACTCTTTGTCTTGATTTCGATTCTTAGAAAATTGAGGGAGACATTTGAATTGtattaagtaatttttattttgattaatttatgacaaataatataatgatttaaaattagatttaGTGTTTGCTTGAATGGTTCATCATCAagagttaaataaaataaaaaagataaaagggaCCATGAACAACAATTCAATAGCTTAACATTTTCCAATATAATATCTTGTATCTGAAAGGTGCTTATTAagaatttaactttttttttaatatttgattagaaaacaaaaattatatatgttataagtattataacaagaagaaaaatcaaaactTTACAAAGATAGAGATTTCAAATTAAGATAagaattaaaacatatttatactaaaaatgatattataagcAATTTAGCTCGTTTATCCACAAATTTAGATGATTAGTCTGAGTTCTACTCATTGTCATACAAATGATAGTACGATGTTGTgacaaatacaaaattaatctTCTTGGTTATTTGGTTACATTGAAGCATTTCAAGAATTCATTAAAGATTTCGTCGTACCTATCCAATTGACGATCCTCCAAATCAATTATTGTGTCATCAAATAAGTCGTCACTCAACTTGTTTATTTGTTCTTGCGTGTCAAATAACGCCCCGCTATTAGGATCATGCAAAGTATCATCAAGAATGACTAGGTCTTCGATATGTGTAGTATACGACCCACGAtgaacattattaataattggcTCGTGGATATCCTCAAAACAAGACGTGTTAGGAAGAGTAGTTACTTGATGATGAGGATGTTCTTGTACATGATCATCAAATATTCCTCCATCATTCCAACTAAGTACATCAAATCCCGCAGGTGCTACATTATTATCCAATTGATGATCCtccaaaacaaatattttgtcgtCAAATAAGTCGTCGATGAACTTGCTTATATCTTCTTGAGTATCAAATAACACCCCGCTCTTAGGAACATGGAAATTATCATCAAATATGACTAGATCTTCAATATTTGTAGTATTCCacacattattaataattggcTCCTTCTTATTCATAAAACAAGATGTGTAGATAATGTCCATCGGTACTGTTTCACTTTGCTGTTGTATCAAATTATAATGGTTATTAATATTACAATTATCAATATAAAGAGAAATAGTAGGAAGAGTGGTTACATGATGAAGACGACGATGTTCTTGTACATTCTTATGATCATCAAATATTAATCCTCCATTGTTCCAATTAAATACGTTAGAGCCCGCGTGTGCTACTTTTTGCTTTACTTGGATAGAATAATTCCATGGATTAATTAGACTATTCATGATGATGCATTGTCGTTTGGCAATATTTGTAGTCCTCTCGTCTTCTTGAATGGTTAATCTTTGCCTCTTCAAAGTATTACAGACGGGTTTCCTTTTTATAACAACCGCGACATGCgactcaaaaatatttaaaggaataATCTTGTTTCTATATCTGCATTCTTGCTCTAGTTGTTGGGCCAAGTGACCGTAAATGCTGAATTCTTTCATGATCCAATCGTGCTCATTAATAACATTCAATTCAAGTGGTTGTGTTGCTCGGGATGATTTATTGGCGTATGAGAAACATTTCGCTCTCCCGATCACTTGTTTTCGTTGGTCAAAAACCGGAACCCCAACGCTGTTTCCCTTCCAATATCCTCCATTCTTGGATCCCGCAATATTACGACGAAAGTTTTTTCCACGCGGgcacattttctttacttttgTGAAGCAAAGTAAACAATCTTCTTTGTCGCCGTTGAATCGAGTAATGGATCCCTTGTTCTCTTCAAACAATTGCCATGGTTCTTTGTCTCCGTAAACATCAATCTCCTCTATAACATAACCTTCACTTAATCGAGGATCTCCCATTATTTCTTTGGCAAGATAACATTTTAGTAATATTTCTGGGGTGAGATGATGTTTATCATTCATGATGTTAGGATGAAGTTGTAAAAGAATTAATGGAGGACTAAGAgatgtatatttataaataatatcagTTATTTAGTTGTTAGCTGTTGGACTGTTATACcatctaattaattagttttgtaAAACTGATTGAAATGgtttatcatttttctcttcttcttcaaaaagtaataaaaattacaaaagtaGCTTAATGATTTATTTGTTGTTGTGAATATGCTAATTTTATCCCTTTCTCTATCTCAAACAtttcataatttgaatttgaaactACAAAGACTTTTCTTTTAGATGTGACATTTCAATCAATTATCCATATGACTAGtcattgtcatttttttaagtctaacaattagaaaaaaatgtaGATCAAGATCTTTACTTTTACAATagtgaaataaataaagacttaattaaacatacaaacaacttctaacaatttttcaaacaattacaAGTCAATAAAAACTACTCTAAAAGACTATCTCTGAATCAAGTTATTGTCTTCTAGTAACGTGTTGTTTCTTCGCTCTCAAATATAATTTTCGAATCCCATCAAGTTctttaataacatttataatgCTCATTCTGTCGCTCGGTTGATCGACTGAGCAAGAAAGTCCGACTCGAAGAATTAAATTTAGACAAGCTTTCACATTCTCTGTGCTAACACGAGGAATTGTCTCGTCTTCCTCTAACATGATATTTGAATCCACGACCTCCATAACTCGATCTGGAATGAAATTTTTCACGTAACTATGGAGGTTAATACCGTTTGAAAATGTGACATCGGTTGGCCTTTTATTGGTAAATATTTCCAATAATAGAATTCCAAAACTATAGATATCACCCATGGTAGATAT is drawn from Impatiens glandulifera chromosome 3, dImpGla2.1, whole genome shotgun sequence and contains these coding sequences:
- the LOC124929304 gene encoding probable serine/threonine-protein kinase PBL19, with amino-acid sequence MKCFSIFKDKSKPSRGKSAPELKTQISSSSKDTPVVNRATKSVGATSSVTKRGPEMYREKRHNNLKAFSLAELKEATNGFNKLLKIGEGGFGSVYKGSINPPDGSNGDPIIVAIKKLSSQSLQGHKEWLAEVKFLGIVEHPNLVKLLGFCMEDGGRGIHRLLVYEYMPNKSLEHHLFNKNMPTLSWKLRLQIMLGAAQGLSYLHQGCDRQVIYRDFKSSNVLLDQEFSPKLSDFGLAREGPVGEHTHVSTDVVGTIGYAAPEYVDTGHLTSKSDIYSFGVVLYEILSGRRTVERNRPPSEQKLLEWVKLYPVETRSFAMIMDPRIRNQYPLSSARRIAKLADSCLKKNAKDRPDMNEVVECLKLAIEESGEDESLSRLSQTAGLVSRQKNVMARPGVTPQKLPLPRPKDSLPVKV
- the LOC124929305 gene encoding novel plant SNARE 11-like; protein product: MGSLSAISEELADLDGKIADILRALSNGFQKLDKIKDSNRRSRQLEDLTEKMRECKSLIKEFDREIKNVECNPDTTKMLSDKKQSMIKELNSYVALKKQYASNLENKRLDLFDGTAEGFAEDNNALLASTMTNQQLMDRGNEMMDDTDQAIERSKKVVHETINVGTETAAALKAQTEQMSKIVNELDSIHFSLKKASKLVKEIGRQVATDRCIMAFLVLIVIGVIAIIIVKIVNPNNTSIPDIPGLAPPAPSRRLLWE